Proteins encoded within one genomic window of Amorphoplanes friuliensis DSM 7358:
- a CDS encoding aKG-HExxH-type peptide beta-hydroxylase, which yields MTRSRTAAVRPHRLSDPAFAALGAGRPDAETVAELRRAQFSRHLLLLREIRAAAPGASWSLLVAAERDDRDRVRAAIARPLTGVWAARCLTALRAGKLPEEAGVGYLEDLAAPPAGPVPRRLVADHDGLTISVRLEDRHPLRAQLGLTPADPLTDAEAARWQELFTDAWQLLTRVVRPQAEVLAQVLDCIVPVRPDPSARGISATSADAFGAVAMSEPADAAALAVGLLHETQHSLLNAVHYLFDLHREPDALGYSPWRDDPRPVSGILHGAYAYLGVTRFWRARPGDPMAAFEYARWRSAVADATDDLLRRGGLTPAGTRFVASLHAEVRPWLDEPVDPAVARLAAGANTDHHVRWRLRNRHVEPADARALAEAWRRGAPPPRVTSELRRAPRRALEASARLDLTHALLRGEVVDGSAGDLAYLRGDEEAAVRAYRERVIADPRDHAAWAGLALGGAPEVVAAAYQALDDPETDPITFAAWVSS from the coding sequence ATGACCCGATCCCGGACCGCCGCTGTGCGCCCGCACCGGCTCAGCGACCCGGCCTTCGCCGCCCTGGGGGCCGGCCGCCCCGACGCCGAGACGGTGGCCGAGCTGCGGCGGGCCCAGTTCAGCCGTCACCTGCTGCTGCTGCGGGAGATCCGGGCGGCCGCTCCGGGCGCGTCGTGGTCACTCCTGGTGGCTGCGGAGCGCGACGACCGGGACCGCGTGCGGGCGGCGATCGCCCGGCCGCTGACCGGCGTCTGGGCCGCACGCTGCCTCACGGCACTGCGGGCCGGAAAGCTGCCCGAAGAAGCAGGTGTGGGATACCTGGAGGACCTCGCCGCGCCACCGGCCGGCCCCGTCCCCCGCCGCCTGGTCGCGGACCACGACGGCCTGACCATCTCGGTACGCCTCGAGGACCGCCACCCCCTGCGCGCCCAACTGGGCCTGACCCCCGCCGACCCGCTGACCGATGCGGAGGCGGCACGCTGGCAGGAGTTGTTCACCGACGCCTGGCAGCTGCTGACGCGCGTCGTGCGCCCGCAGGCCGAGGTGCTCGCCCAGGTGCTCGACTGCATCGTGCCCGTACGCCCCGACCCGTCGGCCCGCGGCATCAGCGCCACCTCGGCCGACGCCTTCGGTGCGGTCGCGATGTCCGAGCCCGCCGACGCCGCCGCACTGGCCGTCGGACTGTTGCACGAGACACAGCACAGCCTCCTGAACGCCGTGCACTACCTCTTCGACCTGCACCGGGAGCCGGACGCCCTCGGTTATTCACCCTGGCGCGACGATCCCCGGCCGGTCTCCGGGATCCTGCACGGCGCGTACGCCTACCTCGGCGTCACCCGTTTCTGGCGGGCGAGGCCCGGTGACCCGATGGCGGCGTTCGAGTACGCCCGCTGGCGTTCGGCCGTGGCGGACGCGACCGACGACCTGCTGCGGCGCGGCGGGCTCACGCCGGCGGGCACCCGCTTCGTAGCCTCCCTGCACGCCGAGGTCCGCCCCTGGCTGGACGAACCCGTGGACCCCGCGGTGGCCCGGCTCGCCGCCGGCGCCAACACCGACCACCACGTGCGCTGGCGGCTGCGGAACAGGCACGTCGAGCCCGCCGACGCCCGCGCGCTGGCCGAGGCGTGGCGGCGTGGCGCTCCCCCGCCGCGGGTCACCTCCGAGCTGCGACGGGCCCCGCGGCGGGCGCTGGAGGCGAGTGCGCGGCTGGATCTGACCCACGCGCTGCTGCGGGGCGAGGTCGTGGACGGGTCTGCGGGTGATCTTGCGTACCTGCGTGGTGACGAGGAAGCGGCCGTCCGGGCGTACCGGGAAAGGGTGATCGCGGATCCGCGGGATCACGCAGCCTGGGCCGGTCTGGCCCTGGGCGGCGCGCCGGAGGTCGTGGCCGCCGCCTATCAGGCGCTGGACGACCCGGAGACCGACCCGATCACGTTCGCGGCCTGGGTTTCTTCCTGA
- a CDS encoding DUF427 domain-containing protein yields the protein MPKAIWNDEIIAESDDTVVVEGNTYFPRSSVREELLRPSDTHSICPWKGKASYYSIESGGQVNEDAIWYYPEPKPDAKAVRDRVAFWKGVKVEV from the coding sequence ATGCCGAAGGCCATCTGGAACGACGAGATCATCGCCGAGAGCGACGACACCGTGGTAGTCGAGGGCAACACCTACTTCCCGCGTTCGTCGGTGCGGGAGGAGTTGCTGCGTCCGTCGGACACACACTCCATCTGCCCGTGGAAGGGCAAGGCGTCCTACTACTCGATCGAGTCCGGTGGGCAGGTCAACGAGGACGCCATCTGGTATTACCCCGAGCCCAAGCCCGACGCCAAGGCCGTCCGCGACCGGGTCGCCTTCTGGAAGGGCGTCAAGGTCGAGGTCTGA
- the fxsA gene encoding FxSxx-COOH cyclophane-containing RiPP peptide — protein MSVDGGTSTTGATPEWRSAMVDVSGLSLAELGADTAPDPADDSALAQSLRRLADDLARPGEPIAGFNSAL, from the coding sequence GTGTCCGTGGACGGGGGGACGAGCACCACCGGTGCGACACCCGAGTGGCGTTCCGCCATGGTCGACGTTTCCGGGCTCTCGCTCGCGGAACTGGGGGCGGACACCGCACCGGACCCGGCGGACGACTCGGCCCTGGCGCAAAGCCTGCGCCGGCTCGCGGACGATCTGGCCCGGCCGGGTGAACCGATCGCCGGCTTCAACTCGGCTCTCTGA
- a CDS encoding putative bifunctional diguanylate cyclase/phosphodiesterase: MDRIRRGVDDTMIFTSLLLLAWPAMFDDVVRGDAGVPGLIIGIATVFFLGVGVILLAGRWPLLQYAPVASAVIMAGFWFGRNDTISPELTWLIIAVAAIILIRQFLGARTNEGLVRDLTRQRAQLARQAFRDPLTELGNRKLFMDHATDALADADDTMTAVILFDLDGFKEVNDTYGHATGDELLRTAAERLTANVRTNDTVSRLGGDEFVVLLPRLVDDQIADTVANRILRDLSQPLVIGDTVLTIPASAGIAITRGSGMAVDDVIREADLALYQAKADGKGVARRFDPAQFAEAEKRRREESDLRRALDAGEFEVHYQPIVDLDGERTVGVEALVRWNHPERGLLPPAAFLEMAEALGLLPRLGGWVLSEACRQAAEWQRQEPGFELNVNLSASQLGNPDLIDEVRAVLESTGLPPAQLVLELTESVALVDLVESARILGALKTLGVRIALDDFGTGFSSLSHLGTLPVDVVKIDKSFVQAMQESSGASVAEAVLQIARTFNLAPVAEGVEDAGQASRLRELECAQAQGYHFARPMPAGELTDLLDRQSALSA, translated from the coding sequence ATGGATCGGATCCGTCGTGGTGTCGACGACACCATGATTTTCACGTCGCTGCTGCTGCTCGCCTGGCCCGCGATGTTCGACGACGTCGTCCGCGGCGACGCGGGAGTGCCCGGCCTGATCATCGGCATCGCCACGGTGTTCTTCCTCGGCGTCGGAGTGATCCTGCTGGCCGGACGCTGGCCGCTGCTGCAGTACGCACCCGTCGCCTCGGCCGTCATCATGGCCGGCTTCTGGTTCGGCCGGAACGACACCATCAGCCCCGAGCTGACCTGGCTCATCATCGCCGTCGCCGCGATCATCCTGATCCGCCAGTTCCTCGGCGCGCGCACCAACGAGGGCCTCGTGCGGGACCTCACCCGGCAGCGCGCCCAGCTGGCCCGGCAGGCTTTCCGCGACCCGCTCACCGAGCTCGGCAACCGCAAGCTCTTCATGGACCACGCCACCGACGCCCTCGCGGACGCCGACGACACGATGACCGCCGTGATCCTCTTCGACCTGGACGGGTTCAAGGAGGTCAACGACACCTACGGCCACGCCACCGGCGACGAGCTGCTGCGCACGGCGGCCGAGCGCCTGACCGCGAACGTCCGCACCAACGACACCGTGTCCCGCCTCGGCGGCGACGAGTTCGTGGTGCTGCTGCCACGGCTCGTCGACGACCAGATCGCCGACACCGTCGCCAACCGCATCCTCCGCGACCTCTCCCAGCCGCTGGTCATCGGCGACACCGTCCTGACCATCCCGGCCAGCGCCGGCATCGCCATCACCCGCGGCAGCGGCATGGCTGTCGACGACGTGATCCGCGAGGCCGACCTGGCGCTCTACCAGGCCAAGGCCGACGGCAAAGGTGTCGCCCGCCGCTTCGACCCGGCGCAGTTCGCCGAGGCCGAGAAGCGCCGCCGGGAAGAATCCGACCTGCGCCGGGCGCTCGACGCCGGCGAGTTCGAGGTGCACTACCAGCCCATCGTCGACCTCGACGGCGAGCGGACGGTCGGCGTCGAAGCCCTGGTCCGCTGGAACCACCCCGAGCGTGGCCTCCTGCCACCCGCCGCCTTCCTGGAAATGGCCGAGGCCCTGGGCCTGCTGCCGCGGCTCGGCGGCTGGGTGCTCTCCGAAGCCTGCCGCCAAGCCGCCGAATGGCAGCGGCAGGAACCCGGCTTCGAACTCAACGTGAACCTCTCCGCCAGCCAGCTCGGCAACCCCGACCTGATCGACGAGGTCCGCGCAGTGCTGGAGAGCACCGGCCTCCCGCCCGCCCAGCTCGTCCTCGAGCTGACCGAGTCGGTCGCCCTCGTCGACCTGGTCGAATCGGCCCGGATCCTGGGCGCCCTCAAGACCCTCGGCGTCCGGATCGCGCTCGACGACTTCGGCACAGGCTTCTCGTCCCTGAGCCACCTCGGCACCCTGCCGGTCGACGTCGTCAAAATCGACAAGTCGTTCGTCCAGGCCATGCAGGAAAGCAGCGGCGCCTCGGTCGCCGAGGCCGTACTCCAGATCGCCCGCACGTTCAACCTCGCTCCGGTCGCCGAGGGTGTCGAGGACGCCGGGCAGGCCAGCCGGCTGCGCGAGCTCGAATGCGCCCAGGCCCAGGGTTACCACTTCGCCCGCCCGATGCCGGCCGGCGAACTCACCGACCTCCTCGACCGCCAGTCCGCACTCTCGGCCTGA